One window from the genome of Musa acuminata AAA Group cultivar baxijiao chromosome BXJ1-4, Cavendish_Baxijiao_AAA, whole genome shotgun sequence encodes:
- the LOC135654593 gene encoding anaphase-promoting complex subunit 10-like — protein sequence MATESDGEEETATAAGKLTGSPQLSVDDDLREMAKKAAWSVSSCKPGNGVLSLRDENLDTYWQSDGAQPHLVNIQFQKKVKLQLVVLYVDFKLDESYTPSKISIRAGDGFHNLKEIKTVELVKPVGWVHISLSGNDPRETFIHTFMLQIAVLSNHLNGRDTHIRQVKIYGPRPNPVPLQPFHFTSKEFITYSILR from the exons ATGGCGACGGAATCGGACGGGGAAGAGGAGACAGCGACGGCCGCGGGGAAGCTGACGGGGAGTCCTCAGCTGTCGGTTGACGACGATCTCCGTGAGATGGCGAAGAAGGCCGCGTGGAGCGTCAGCTCTTGCAAGCCCGGGAACGGCGTCCTCTCCCTCCGCGACGAAAACCTCGATACCTACTGGCA ATCGGATGGAGCCCAACCCCATCTGGTCAATATCCAGTTTCAGAAGAAGGTTAAGCTGCAG CTGGTTGTCCTCTATGTGGATTTCAAGTTGGATGAGAGTTACACACCAAGCAAGATCTCAATCCGTGCTGGTGATGGTTTCCACAACCTAAAG GAGATAAAAACTGTGGAGCTCGTGAAGCCAGTTGGTTGGGTCCATATCTCTTTGTCTGGTAATGATCCCCG GGAAACCTTTATTCATACTTTTATGCTCCAAATTGCTGTTTTATCCAATCATCTGAATGGAAGGGACACACACATACGTCAAGTCAAAATATACGGGCCTCGACC GAACCCTGTTCCCcttcaaccatttcattttactTCAAAAGAATTCATCACTTACTCGATCCTTCGGTAA
- the LOC135672159 gene encoding agglutinin-like, with amino-acid sequence MAFSKVCSCWRLLYQWTTSWASNNSESHGSHHPDSDETSDAMRPSVYVSGPCGGAGGSEKDMGVGPDTRILKVMLRHGLAVNAIRIMYHHDGCNGWTGWWGGTGGQLSEINLDVDGDEHLTWISGRYGFFRGEMVIRSLTFGNNKKTYGPYGVEDGFTFDLDAGSQRIMGFFARSGQFLNAIGVYTA; translated from the exons ATGGCATTTTCCAAAGTCTGCAGCTGTTGGAGGCTCCTCTACCAGTGGACCACGTCTTGGGCGAGCAACAACTCGGAGTCACATGGCAGTCACCACCCTGACAGCGATGAAACTTCGGACGCCATGAGGCCCTCG GTCTACGTCTCCGGACCTTGTGGTGGCGCCGGCGGGAGCGAGAAGGACATGGGTGTAGGTCCCGACACTCGCATCCTGAAGGTGATGCTTCGCCATGGGCTCGCAGTGAACGCCATTAGAATTATGTACCATCACGACGGCTGCAACGGGTGGACCGGCTGGTGGGGGGGAACCGGAGGGCAACTCTCCGAG ATCAATCTGGATGTCGATGGCGATGAACACTTGACATGGATAAGTGGTCGATATGGCTTTTTCCGCGGCGAAATGGTGATAAGGTCGCTGACTTTTGGCAACAACAAGAAGACGTATGGGCCGTACGGGGTGGAAGATGGTTTTACTTTCGATTTGGATGCAGGAAGTCAAAGGATCATGGGGTTCTTCGCCCGCTCAGGCCAATTCCTCAACGCCATCGGGGTTTATACAGCTTAG
- the LOC135672160 gene encoding jacalin-related lectin 19-like translates to MTFSKVCSCWKLLYQWTSSWGKKNAESDGSHPPAPDETSHARKPSVVYTCGPCGGAGGSERNMGADPGTRILKVMVRHGLAVDAIRILYRRDGRDEWTDWWGGRGGQLSEVVLDDERDEYLACVSGRYGICGGYLVIKSLTFATNKRTYGPFGVEDGAPFKLDAGGQRIVGFFARAGQFLDAIGVYTA, encoded by the exons ATGACATTTTCCAAGGTCTGCAGCTGTTGGAAGCTGCTCTACCAGTGGACTTCGTCTTGGGGGAAGAAGAACGCGGAGTCAGATGGCAGTCACCCCCCGGCCCCTGACGAGACCTCGCACGCCAGGAAGCCCTCGGTG GTCTACACTTGCGGACCTTGCGGTGGCGCCGGCGGGAGCGAGAGGAACATGGGTGCAGATCCCGGCACTCGCATCCTAAAGGTGATGGTTCGCCATGGGCTTGCCGTGGACGCCATTAGAATTCTGTACCGGCGCGACGGCCGCGACGAGTGGACCGACTGGTGGGGGGGAAGAGGAGGGCAACTTTCCGAG GTCGTTCTGGATGATGAACGCGATGAATACTTGGCATGCGTAAGTGGTCGCTACGGCATTTGCGGCGGCTACCTGGTGATAAAGTCGCTGACTTTTGCCACCAACAAGAGGACGTATGGGCCGTTCGGGGTGGAAGATGGTGCTCCTTTCAAGTTGGATGCAGGAGGTCAAAGGATCGTGGGGTTCTTCGCCCGCGCTGGCCAATTCCTCGACGCCATCGGGGTTTATACAGCTTGA
- the LOC135654625 gene encoding AT-hook motif nuclear-localized protein 9-like, with protein sequence MGGTPRPDLVGTAPPGFPPLPKSAASSAAPSDGASSVTCSVESSLPGGGFGAIAGQEEPEEAKPRGYGCDGSEASIHERRRGRPPGSRRLGEWIVTSAGVGFTPHVMMIAVGENISEKIMSFSKQGPRAVFILSAYGAVSTVTLHKPGTSGIMVTYEGLFEILCLSGLYLPTNNDGLRSQSRGLCISLSSPYGRVIGGLVGGSLIAAKPVQVIVGSFIYAGSSAQDRIITEDGRDDVSEHQIRDKQGKPFSVPPNQDITPK encoded by the exons ATGGGTGGAACTCCGCGCCCCGACCTGGTGGGCACCGCTCCCCCGGGCTTCCCGCCGTTGCCGAAATCCGCAGCGAGCTCGGCAGCGCCTTCCGACGGCGCCAGCTCGGTGACATGCTCGGTGGAATCGTCCCTCCCTGGTGGCGGTTTCGGCGCGATAGCGGGCCAGGAGGAGCCGGAGGAGGCGAAGCCGCGAGGGTATGGGTGCGATGGATCCGAAGCTTCCATACATGAGCGGCGAAGAGGCAGACCGCCGGGCAGTCGGCGGCTTG GTGAATGGATTGTTACTTCAGCTGGAGTTGGTTTTACTCCCCATGTCATGATGATTGCAGTAGGTGAG AACATTTCAGAGAAGATTATGTCATTTTCAAAGCAGGGACCCAGGGCTGTTTTTATCCTCTCAGCATATGGTGCTGTGTCCACAGTAACGCTTCACAAGCCTGGAACTTCTGGCATCATGGTCACTTATGAg GGCCTTTTTGAGATACTTTGCTTGTCTGGACTGTACTTGCCAACAAATAATGATGGATTACGTAGCCAAAGTAGAGGGCTATGCATCTCTCTTTCTAGTCCTTATGGTCGAGTGATTGGTGGACTTGTCGGTGGATCACTCATAGCTGCCAAACCTGTACAG GTGATTGTAGGAAGTTTCATTTATGCTGGATCAAGTGCACAGGACAGAATAATTACAGAAGATGGAAGGGATGATGTTTCTGAACATCAGATTAGGGATAAACAAGGCAAACCATTCAGCGTGCCTCCAAATCAAGACATTACTCCAAAATGA
- the LOC135654609 gene encoding cis-zeatin O-glucosyltransferase 2-like → MEAARQEEAQDVVVVVVPLPAQSHLAQLHHFALLLCGRPGLSVHFATSATHIHQAKSRVNPAWGGDSRLHFHELPIPAFPSPPPDRSSTTTRFPAHLQPMFDAFEHLDEPISVLLRSLSASSRRVVVVHDSLASFAAVEAAALHNAESYNFSCLPALFQVFYDRPSAADELRDRGLALPPLDGIITEEFGAFARRRIDENTASAGRLLNTCRPIEGEFIDLLAREPKHRDRKIFTLGPLSPMAVIDGGRRRQPHECLYWLDKQPPASVVYVSFGTTTAMADEQVEELANGLLLSGQRFVWVVRDADRGDIFAAEDNGHVRRMELPPEFEQKVAGTGLVVRGWAPQLDILSHPATGAFVSHCGWNSCMESLCMGVPVIAWPMHSDQPTIAALVTGHLKAGVTVGEWTPRADKVTTRAVIEEAIKRVMVYDEGREIRERARVIGEAVREAIAEGGASRAELDAFVAHITR, encoded by the coding sequence ATGGAAGCAGCAAGACAAGAGGAAGCTCAagatgtggtggtggtggtcgtcCCCCTACCGGCGCAGAGCCACCTGGCCCAGCTCCACCATTTCGCCCTCCTCCTCTGTGGCCGCCCCGGCCTCTCCGTTCACTTCGCGACCTCCGCCACCCACATCCACCAGGCCAAATCCAGGGTCAACCCTGCCTGGGGCGGAGACTCCCGGCTTCACTTCCACGAGCTCCCCATCCCTGCTTTCCCTAGCCCGCCTCCTGACCGAAGCTCCACCACGACCAGGTTCCCTGCCCACCTCCAGCCCATGTTCGACGCGTTCGAGCACCTGGACGAACCGATCTCCGTCCTCCTCCGCTCCCTCTCCGCCTCCTCCCGCCGCGTCGTCGTCGTCCACGATTCCCTCGCCTCCTTCGCCGCAGTCGAGGCCGCCGCCCTCCACAACGCGGAGTCATACAACTTCAGTTGCCTCCCGGCCCTGTTCCAAGTCTTCTACGATCGCCCATCGGCCGCCGACGAGCTGAGAGATCGCGGCTTGGCCCTCCCTCCCTTGGACGGCATCATCACCGAAGAGTTCGGGGCCTTTGCAAGGCGCCGCATTGACGAGAACACTGCCAGCGCCGGAAGGCTGCTCAACACCTGCCGCCCTATCGAGGGCGAGTTCATTGACCTTCTAGCTCGGGAACCTAAGCATCGAGACAGGAAGATTTTCACCCTCGGGCCACTGAGTCCGATGGCAGTCATCGACGGAGGCCGCCGTCGACAGCCACACGAATGCCTATATTGGTTGGACAAGCAACCGCCAGCGTCGGTCGTCTACGTCTCTTTCGGGACGACTACTGCGATGGCGGACGAGCAGGTGGAGGAACTGGCGAACGGGCTGTTGCTTAGCGGGCAGCGCTTCGTCTGGGTGGTCAGAGACGCCGACAGGGGAGACATCTTCGCCGCCGAGGACAACGGACACGTCCGACGGATGGAGCTGCCACCGGAATTCGAACAGAAGGTGGCAGGGACCGGACTGGTGGTGCGGGGGTGGGCGCCGCAGCTGGATATCCTGTCGCACCCGGCGACGGGCGCGTTCGTGAGccactgcgggtggaactcgtGCATGGAGAGCTTGTGCATGGGCGTGCCCGTAATAGCGTGGCCCATGCACTCGGACCAACCGACGATCGCGGCGCTGGTGACGGGGCACCTGAAGGCGGGAGTCACGGTCGGAGAGTGGACGCCTCGGGCCGACAAGGTGACGACGCGGGCGGTGATCGAGGAGGCGATCAAGCGGGTGATGGTCTACGACGAAGGGAGAGAGATAAGAGAACGAGCCAGGGTTATAGGGGAAGCTGTGAGGGAGGCGATAGCGGAGGGGGGAGCTTCACGAGCCGAGTTGGATGCCTTCGTTGCGCACATTACCAGATGA
- the LOC135654641 gene encoding uncharacterized protein LOC135654641 produces the protein MGQERGLKSEDNFQVRLRPKVVSSCISSSKKVQECDRKGLPRYYDLNRLDSDLRVLGRSYSSSPSYKIMPLKMSDKVPKRGSMYRSSKEVSRMRKLREMRKVESCCSGDAFFSFDIIDSSHHHGLKEPVLFSHEEHSPLGSMDATLDPLSVDPTDSNTTRSMGFLDLSSHDLPDKNQSLNKSCSSSASRKNSSMDDLFEICLQSIETESHSTYAANEFLRARSHKDQKFHHDQRTDPRISEEIISQLDSVNILPKSFSSKGGMSNIAKLEIALLNANPKIQLTPPSNTSDPIRKTKSLQNSSHLEKENFGSSASEAAKIRRSEVLCESLLNDLSIMAQQMEMDENLQRQQAFITASSPAHLNGILKLETVNGNPIFEFSVKAPEDVLIAKTWKTDNAFNWIYTFHSSNKKINNNSRTKDQDGQAPPMVGQMQVSCFLCSEVREKGSLHNSIAMEFVLYDIAQARRSIMIDERSQCSLDSTHPLTSSVSTTSVKEKHIGIDNSKEHQNPTRNTCSSFRSDASTSCPWSPADLHPQLEIATTIVQIPFDRRKGSKGLKEVTSKENQNLSSYPAVDQEMEICSCLNPATIKVITPSGTHGLPNTDEGGPSTLQDRWRSGGGCDCGGWDMGCPIVVFNNSHADDWVDSQTFESRKSMFLFLQGSKEKVPALSIMADGKGQYLVDFHARLSTLQAFSICIAVLHGFDVASAVIQEKNRQKSHSNSLKLLLEEEVWRLIEAAASEERKVKPTSFLLDAPFSPMGRV, from the exons ATGGGGCAAGAAAGAGGCTTAAAATCTGAAGACAATTTTCAAGTAAGATTGAGGCCCAAAGTTGTTAGTTCTTGCATTTCTAGCAGTAAAAAGGTACAAGAATGTGATAGAAAAGGACTTCCTAGATATTACGACTTGAACAGATTGGATAGTGATCTGAGAGTACTGGGCCGCAGTTATTCTTCCAGCCCCAGTTACAAAATCATGCCTCTAAAAATGAGTGATAAAGTGCCAAAAAGAGGTTCTATGTATCGGAGCTCTAAAGAGGTATCAAGAATGAGAAAACTAAGAGAGATGAGGAAAGTTGAATCATGTTGCAGTGGTGAtgcttttttttcatttgatatcATTGATTCATCCCATCATCATGGCTTGAAAGAACCTGTTTTGTTTTCACATGAAGAACATTCACCTCTTGGTTCTATGGATGCCACATTGGATCCTTTATCCGTTGACCCAACCGACTCAAACACAACAAGATCTATGGGTTTTTTAGATCTTTCATCTCATGATCTTCCTGACAAGAATCAAAGTCTGAATAAATCATGCTCATCTTCTGCCTCCAGAAAGAATAGTTCTATGGATGACCTTTTTGAGATCTGCCTGCAAAGCATTGAAACAGAATCTCATTCTACATATGCAGCAAATGAATTTCTAAGAGCAAGATCTCACAAGGATCAAAAGTTTCATCATGATCAAAGAACTGATCCTAGAATTTCTGAGGAAATCATTTCCCAACTAGATTCAGTAAATATTCtaccaaagtccttttcatcaaaGGGAGGGATGTCAAATATAGCTAAGTTAGAAATTGCTTTACTTAATGCCAACCCAAAAATTCAACTTACCCCACCCAGTAACACTTCTGATCCCATTAGGAAAACCAAATCTCTCCAAAATTCATCGCatttagaaaaagaaaattttggaagTAGTGCTAGTGAAGCTGCAAAAATCAGGAGGAGTGAAGTGCTTTGCGAATCTTTACTAAATGACCTCTCTATTATGGCACAGCAGATGGAGATGGATGAAAATTTACAGAGACAACAGGCTTTTATCACAGCTTCTTCACCTGCTCACCTTAATGGAATCCTTAAACTGGAAACTGTGAATGGAAACCCAATTTTTGAGTTCTCTGTAAAAGCTCCTGAAGATGTTCTTATTGCTAAGACATGGAAAACTGATAATGCATTTAACTGGATTTATACCTTCCATAGCTCTAACAAGAAGATAAACAACAACAGCAGGACAAAAGATCAGGATGGGCAAGCACCTCCAATGGTTGGGCAGATGCAAGTTTCTTGTTTTTTGTGCTCAGAAGTAAGAGAAAAAGGATCATTGCATAACTCGATAGCTATGGAGTTTGTTCTATATGACATTGCCCAAGCAAGAAGGAGCATCATGATTGATGAAAGATCTCAGTGCTCTTTAGATTCTACTCATCCTCTGACCAGTAGTGTCAGCACAACCTCAGTCAAAGAGAAACATATAGGCATAGATAATTCAAAGGAGCACCAAAATCCTACTCGGAATACATGCAGTAGTTTTCGGTCAGATGCATCAACTTCTTGCCCATGGTCACCAGCAGATTTGCATCCGCAACTTGAGATTGCAACTACTATTGTTCAAATTCCTTTCGATAGAAGGAAGGGCTCAAAAGGTTTAAAAGAAGTCACCTCAAAAGAAAATCAAAATTTATCAAGTTATCCTGCTGTTGATCAGGAAATGGAGATCTGCAGCTGCCTAAATCCTGCAACTATCAAGGTGATAACCCCTAGTGGCACACATGGGTTGCCAAATACCGATGAAGGTGGTCCGTCCACCTTACAAGATAGATGGAGGTCTGGTGGAGGATGTGATTGTGGTGGCTGGGACATGGGCTGCCCAATTGTCGTGTTCAATAATTCTCATGCTGATGATTGGGTGGATTCCCAAACATTTGAGAGTCGGAAGtcaatgtttctttttcttcAG GGAAGCAAAGAAAAGGTGCCTGCACTATCAATAATGGCTGATGGGAAAGGACAATATCTTGTTGATTTCCATGCACGATTATCAACTTTACAGGCATTCTCGATCTGCATTGCCGTATTGCATGGTTTCGATGTTGCTTCAGCTGTTATTCAGGAGAAGAACAGGCAAAAGTCACATTCTAATTCATTGAAATTACTCCTCGAGGAAGAAGTCTGGCGACTGATTGAAGCCGCTGCAAGTGAAGAAAGAAAAGTGAAACCAACATCTTTTTTGCTGGATGCACCCTTTTCTCCAATGGGAAGAGTTTGA
- the LOC135581370 gene encoding gibberellin 20-oxidase-like protein, with protein MVVKPRFPSCLFSLSFFPCFGSLLYRMVSMSEQTSLQLPVLDISQPVLTTSLSSLYQACKGWGFFYITNHGINKDLYDHLRALAHQAFNLPLDAKLKIGPLTAVGTYTPHFIASPFFESLRVSGPNYLASAKGSSDAIFEQPNVEFCHILQQYGEAMVDLSRRILAILLICLGDGIETKYYDSEFSACHGYLRINNYSRPEESSMDEVEGLGMHTDMSCITILYPDEMGGLQVRSKEGKWVDIMPVKGALVVNIGDLLQAWSNGRLRSSEHRVVLKQTANRFSLAFFWCFEDEKVVAAPEEVVGDGGKRIYRPFVCRDYIKFRENSERGRFDKVGYTVDDFAATQDA; from the exons ATGGTTGTCAAACCAAGGTTTCCCTCctgtttgttctctctctctttctttccctGCTTTGGCTCCCTTCTTTACAGGATGGTGTCTATGTCTGAGCAAACTTCTCTGCAGCTCCCTGTGCTGGACATCTCTCAACCAGTGCTGACCACCTCCCTCTCTTCGCTGTACCAAGCATGCAAGGGCTGGGGCTTCTTCTACATCACCAATCATGGCATCAACAAAGACCTCTACGACCATCTTCGTGCTCTCGCTCATCAAGCCTTCAACCTCCCATTGGATGCCAAGCTCAAGATAGGGCCGTTGACTGCGGTGGGCACTTACACTCCTCACTTCATAGCATCGCCATTCTTTGAGAGCCTCCGAGTCTCAGGTCCAAACTACCTTGCATCAGCAAAGGGATCGAGCGATGCCATCTTTGAGCAACCTAACGTCGAGTTCTG CCACATATTGCAACAGTATGGGGAGGCCATGGTAGACCTATCTAGGAGGATCTTGGCAATCCTTTTGATCTGTTTGGGTGATGGAATTGAGACCAAGTACTATGATTCTGAGTTCAGTGCGTGCCATGGATATCTAAGGATAAACAACTACTCGAGACCTGAGGAAAGTAGCATGGACGAGGTGGAAGGGCTCGGAATGCATACTGACATGAGCTGCATAACGATACTGTATCCCGACGAGATGGGTGGGCTTCAAGTGCGATCAAAGGAAGGTAAATGGGTGGACATAATGCCGGTCAAGGGGGCACTGGTTGTTAACATTGGAGACTTGCTGCAGGCTTGGAGCAATGGACGTTTACGTTCGTCTGAGCACCGGGTGGTTCTGAAGCAAACGGCCAACCGGTTTTCACTTGCCTTCTTCTGGTGTTTCGAGGACGAGAAGGTTGTGGCAGCACCGGAGGAAGTGGTGGGGGATGGTGGAAAGAGGATCTACAGGCCATTTGTCTGCCGAGACTACATCAAATTCCGAGAGAACAGCGAGCGAGGAAGGTTCGACAAGGTCGGCTACACGGTCGACGACTTTGCTGCAACACAAGATGCATGA
- the LOC103977854 gene encoding subtilisin-like protease 4 — translation MALRHSSILFLFASFLLSAEFIAVDAQLFIRGPFRLIDGPFSHFAEPSDGPDDRGLQRYIIHVRRPEGPLFTIATEWRNFYVSLLTKANAQFSLQGDDSPVSRILHAYRNVMTGFAAMFTAIEVEAMSKLDWFVHAYPDRTYDLLTTHTPEFMGLRDPTSGGGGRGGVWKESNMGEGVIIGVLDSGVTPGHPSFDDKGMPPPPSRWKGQCDFKTSACNNKLIGAQSFIRSYGLPAVSAVPPVDNEGHGTHTASTAAGAPVDHADALGHAAGVAAGMAPRAHVAVYQVCDRGRCAGADILSAMDAAIEDGVDVISLSVGSAPAPFHADPVAVGAFGAIKKGIFVSCSAGNSGPGESTLSNEAPWVLTVAATSTNRTIRATVKLGDGQEFDGESLYQQPPDFGSKNLPLVWAGDGSKMNASKCRNGSLDGLDVRGKVVLCERGGNSRIDKGKVVQGAGGAGMILMNEQVDGYSTLADAHVLPASHVAYAYGSKIKDYIKSSSNPTAAIVFKGTTMNTSRAPAIPSFSSRGPSKESPGILKPDIAAPGVSILAAWPSTLGQGSQPQPTSTTKLTGFVFNMMSGTSMSCPHVSGVAALLKKAHPSWSPAAMKSAMMTTAYTSDNTGQPIVDERFLPAGLFSFGAGQVDPAKALDPGLVYDIDPDDYVPYLCGLGYTDAHVRSVIHSSVSCSLAKRITEGELNYPSILVPLGGNHPTAVVFSRTVTNVGEAHETYSSEIDEPEGVSVRVEPTSLSFTSVNEKKTFKITFESKGGGGSGNSEGQLKWVSGKHVVRSPIAISFK, via the coding sequence atgGCTCTTCGCCACTCCTCCATCCTCTTCCTCTTCGCTTCCTTCCTCCTCTCCGCCGAGTTCATAGCCGTCGACGCTCAACTCTTCATCCGAGGTCCGTTTCGTCTCATCGACGGCCCCTTTAGCCACTTCGCCGAACCCTCGGACGGACCCGACGACCGAGGGCTGCAGAGGTACATCATTCACGTCCGACGCCCGGAGGGCCCCCTCTTCACCATCGCCACGGAATGGAGGAACTTTTACGTGTCCCTCTTGACCAAAGCCAACGCCCAGTTCTCGTTGCAGGGCGATGACTCCCCCGTCTCCCGCATCCTCCATGCCTACCGCAATGTGATGACCGGCTTCGCCGCCATGTTCACCGCGATTGAGGTGGAAGCCATGTCCAAGCTGGACTGGTTCGTGCACGCGTACCCCGACCGCACCTACGACCTCCTCACCACCCACACGCCCGAGTTCATGGGCCTGCGAGACCCCACCTCcggcggcggcggccgcggcGGCGTGTGGAAAGAGTCCAACATGGGCGAGGGGGTCATCATCGGCGTGCTCGATAGTGGCGTCACGCCCGGCCACCCTTCCTTCGATGACAAGGGCATGCCCCCCCCGCCCTCCAGGTGGAAGGGCCAGTGCGACTTCAAAACGTCCGCCTGCAACAACAAGCTCATCGGCGCGCAGTCCTTCATCCGCTCCTACGGCCTCCCGGCGGTCTCGGCCGTTCCCCCTGTGGACAACGAGGGCCACGGCACCCACACGGCGAGCACTGCGGCCGGGGCGCCCGTCGACCATGCCGACGCGCTTGGACACGCTGCGGGCGTGGCAGCCGGGATGGCTCCGCGCGCCCACGTCGCCGTGTATCAGGTGTGCGACCGCGGGCGCTGCGCTGGCGCGGACATACTCTCCGCCATGGATGCTGCCATAGAAGATGGGGTCGACGTGATCTCCCTCTCCGTCGGGAGCGCGCCCGCGCCCTTCCACGCGGACCCGGTGGCCGTCGGCGCCTTCGGCGCCATCAAGAAGGGGATCTTCGTCAGCTGCTCCGCCGGGAACTCAGGGCCGGGGGAGTCCACCCTATCCAACGAGGCGCCGTGGGTCCTGACGGTGGCAGCAACTTCTACGAACCGCACCATCAGGGCCACCGTCAAGCTCGGCGATGGCCAGGAATTCGACGGGGAGTCGCTGTACCAGCAGCCGCCCGATTTCGGCTCCAAGAACCTACCTCTCGTGTGGGCCGGCGACGGCAGCAAGATGAACGCCTCGAAGTGCCGAAACGGCTCCTTGGACGGGTTGGACGTGCGGGGGAAGGTAGTGCTCTGCGAGCGCGGCGGTAACTCCAGGATCGACAAAGGCAAGGTAGTCCAAGGGGCCGGCGGCGCGGGCATGATCCTTATGAACGAGCAGGTGGACGGATACAGCACCCTCGCCGACGCGCACGTCCTCCCGGCGTCGCACGTTGCCTACGCCTACGGCTCCAAGATCAAGGACTACATCAAGTCCTCCTCGAACCCGACCGCCGCCATCGTCTTCAAGGGCACGACCATGAATACTTCCCGCGCGCCGGCGATCCCCTCCTTCTCCTCCAGAGGCCCCAGCAAGGAGTCCCCGGGGATCCTGAAGCCGGACATCGCCGCCCCCGGGGTGAGCATCCTCGCGGCATGGCCCTCCACGCTCGGTcaggggtcgcagccgcagccaacGTCGACGACGAAGCTCACCGGGTTCGTCTTCAACATGATGTCAGGTACGTCCATGTCCTGCCCCCACGTTAGCGGAGTGGCCGCGCTGCTGAAGAAGGCGCACCCGAGCTGGTCGCCTGCCGCCATGAAGTCGGCAATGATGACCACTGCTTACACATCCGACAACACCGGGCAGCCGATCGTCGACGAGAGGTTCCTCCCGGCAGGACTCTTCTCTTTTGGCGCCGGTCAAGTGGACCCTGCTAAGGCCCTCGATCCGGGGCTAGTTTACGACATCGACCCCGACGACTACGTCCCTTACCTCTGTGGCCTGGGTTACACCGACGCCCATGTGCGATCGGTGATTCACAGTTCGGTGAGTTGCTCGTTGGCGAAGCGCATCACCGAGGGAGAGCTGAACTACCCGTCCATCTTGGTGCCTCTCGGTGGGAATCACCCTACTGCAGTCGTATTCTCCCGGACGGTAACCAACGTCGGCGAGGCGCACGAGACGTACTCGTCAGAGATCGATGAGCCGGAAGGGGTGTCAGTGCGAGTGGAGCCGACGAGCCTCTCGTTCACTTCTGTAAACGAGAAGAAGACCTTCAAGATCACATTCGAAAGCAAAGGCGGTGGTGGCTCAGGCAATTCCGAGGGACAGCTGAAGTGGGTTTCAGGGAAGCATGTCGTCAGGAGCCCCATCGCCATTAGCTTCAAGTAG